The sequence below is a genomic window from Ovis canadensis isolate MfBH-ARS-UI-01 breed Bighorn chromosome 1, ARS-UI_OviCan_v2, whole genome shotgun sequence.
GCCCACCCCGTTCATGGGCAGCCCACAGCCATTGACTGGCCTACATGGGAGTCTAAGGTACCTGGCCTCTCTTCAgaacatttttagaaattattttatttatttttggctgtgctgggtcctcgttgctgctctttctctagttgcggtgagtgggggctactcttccttggggtgcacaggcttctccccGTGGacacttctcttgttgcagagcaccagctctagggcatgcaggtgGCCCGAGTTGTGGCTCCCGCATTTGGGAGCAAAGGCTCAatagttggggtgcatgggcttagttgctctggggcttgtggaatcttcccatatcagggatggaacccttgtctcccatactggcaggcagattctttaccactgggccaccagggaagccctgttcagGACATTTTGAAGGGTTATCCCACTTCAGAGCTCCCACAGGGTCCCATCACAACCCAACTTTCCCTTCTGCCCAACTCCGTTTCCTATACTGCCTCAGGGCAATTGATCCCAACACAGATCTACAGGGTCAGCCTCATCGAACAGTTTATTTGCCTGTGAATGTAGAAAAAGACACAGACTCTGCAACTTACCACGTCAGTCAAGCGATACTCCCCGTGCTGTTCACATCCAATATCAAACACGTACTTTCCAGGGCCAACAGGCTATGAGCAAAGAGAAACCAACTTCATTCTCGAGTGTCAACACCCGGCGGAAAGTACAAAGTGTGTAAATGTGCACACAAAGCACATAAAGTATAAATGTGACCTTCATAAACTCTACCCAATATCATGGAACCGGGGGAAATCCAATACAAATTAAAGATGGCTTTGTAAATGAACAGCTAATGGAATGCAAAGTGTAGGTCCTCCtacacttgtttaaaaaaaaacaaaactacattttatttcttgacaAAAGTATTTATAACAGAAATTTTACTTAGTCAACACCCACAGTCAAACTAGCTAGAAAAGGACtactaataaataatttttaaatatttatggaaatatagttgatttaaaaagcagagacattactttgccaacaaaggtccatctagtcaaaactggttttcccagtagtcatgtatggatgtgaaagttggacaataaagagagctgagccctgaagaattgatgcttttgaactgtggtactggagaagactcttgagaatcccttggacagcgaggagattagaccaggcaatcctaaaggaaattcgtcctaaatattcattggaaggactgatgccgaagctaaagctccaataatttggctacctggtgcaaagaactgactcactggaaaagacccaaacgctgggaaaggttgaaggcatgaggaggaggggccaacagaggatgagatggttggatggcatcaccgactcaatggacatgagtttgagcaagttccaggagttggtgatggacagggaagcctggcatgctgcagtccatggggtcacagagtcagacacgactgagtgactgaactgaactaagagtaTGAACATATTTAGAGATACTCTTCCATAACATCAGTAGTCAGCGTGGTATGCTATTTCATCAAGGAATCATCATCTATTTTACTCACTGTTGTTAATATTTGTTATGCTGATACTTTGACAAAAAACACTATGTAAACATATTCTGAGCTAAATCTTTAGGTACAGTCTTGATAATTTCCTCAAAGTAAGTTTATAGAAATTGAATTTCAGGACAAAAGTATGTATAGGTAGATAGGTAGataatctgatagatagatttTATCAGAATAAGCCTCTAGTAACTTTTACTCCCACAACAGCATTTAAGATCCCTTTGTCTTCAAACCCCTATTTTTTCCTGGGCATTAACATTTGTTCTATCTTTACATtcttatatgtaaaaaaaaataggatctCAGCATTTTAAGTCACATCTTTTACATTATTAGTAAggcttaatttttttcaacatttttgaaatttaaatcatGTTGATTGACATAAGTGGTTTACATATTACATGTTACAAATATCCCAACCCCATTTGTCCTTtaggttttaaattttctttatggtGTTTTCTAATCTATATGGGATTATGTTTGTCAAGTGGGATCTTTtggtttttcctttatatttctgtttagAAAGTCCAtctttctcaaaaaagaaaaaaaaatgcttatttttctgtctgtgattttctgtttacatttaaatatttatttcttctagcaAGTATGGTTGGCCAAAACATGTGCTTGGATTTTCCATGACATCATATGGAAAaccccaaatgaaatttttggccaacccagtatcttCACCTAAATGCTGAAGGACaaattctggttttatttttctcccaaatTGTTATCAagctgtcccagcaccatttcttGATTTCTCCCCACCATTTCTTTCAACTGGAAATGACATCGTTTCAAGTGCTAAATTATTGTATATGCTTGAATCTGTCTACTCTGGGACCTAAGTCACTAACTACGTATATCTCTAACCTAGCAGCACACTGTCTTCGTTATTGAAGCTTTATACTATATTTCACAACTTCCCAGCAAGCATGTGAACAGGTAAGTCTCTGAAGGAAGAAAGTCAAACTAGCAGGAGAAGTATTTGAAGATGCTGGGCCTCACCAGTAACCAGTGAACTGCACACTAAAACTATGAGATAACATTTTTTACCCAATtaggtttgaaaaaaaattaaagactaatGAAATCCAGTGTTGGTGAGAAAATGTGATGAAGAGACTCCCATATTCTGTTGATCAGAGTACAAACTGGCTCAGCTTTTCAGGACAATTGGCAGTATCTGGCATCATTTAAAACATcaacagtttgaaaaaaaatatcaaaTCTAGGAACATAGGCTCCAACAGTAGACTGCTGGCATTTGAATCCTAGCTCCATCACATAACAGAACAACTTTGGATGCCTCAGTTTAACCTGTCTTTGTTTTTTGTATCCTCATACGTAAATGGgtacacttttattttaaattatatgagtTAATAAGTGTAAaatacttagaacagtgcctggcacatagtaattaCTCAAAAAATGATGCAATATTATTAAAGGAGAATGAAACTAAGTTATATACAACATTTACTGCATCTAATCATCAATAAATCACCAGcatctataagaaaaaaaatatcaataCTTGTAGATTCCCCAATTCCAGTAGCTAACCAACATAAAAACTTACAAATGTTCACAAAGATAGAAGATGTTTCTCTGGGTATATTTTTGTGTcctgaaatcctgaaagagatgggaatatcagaccacctgacctgcctcttgagaaatctgtatgcaggccaggaagcaacagttagaactggacatggaacaacagattggttccaaataggaaaaggagtatgtcaaggctgtatattgtcacccagcttatttaacttctatgcagagtacatcatgagaaacactgggctggaagaaacacaagctggaatcaagattgctggaagaaatatcaataacctcagatacgcagatgacaccacccttatggcagaaagtgaagaggaactaaaaagcctcttgatgaaagtgaaagaggagagtgaaaaagttggcttaaagctcaacattcagaaaacaaagatcatggcatccggtcccatcactccatgggaaatggatggggaaacagtggaaacagtgtcagactttattttttggggctccaaaatcactgcagatggtgattgcagccatgaaattaaaagacgcttactccttggaagaaaagttatgaccaacctagacagcatattcaaaagcagagacattactatgccaactaaggtccacctagtcaaggctatagtttttccagtagtcatgtatggatgtgagagttggactgtgaagaaggctgagtgccgaagaattgatgcttttgaactgtggtgttggagaagactcttgagagtcccttgaactgcaaggagatccaaccagtccattctgaaggagatcagccctgggatttctttggaaggaatgatgctaacactgaaactccagtacttcggccacctcatgcgaagagttgactcattggaaaagactttgatgctgggaggggttgggggctggagaaggggacgacagaggatgagatagctggatggcatcactgacttgatggatgcgagtctgagtgaactccgggagttggtgatggacagggaggcctggcatgctgcgattcatggggttgcaaagagtcggacacgactgagcgactgaacgactgaactgaactgaactgaacagagtggTCCTATTTGTGTAGTTAAAATCCCCACACTGTACTTCTGTATGAGCTGTCTGTGTAAATCTGTACCTCCTGGCCGCttgaggtgggtggggaggagtcCAGGGGCAGAGTGTTTTACAAGTGGAACATCCTGGTGTGTTACCTGTGCAACTCTGAATCTTTTACTAACTGGCAGAACAAAGTCTCACTTTCATTCTCATTCCTCAAGTTGGTTTAGGTTCACCATATTCACAGATTCCTCCCAACCAACTTGTGTTAAGTTCTCTTTCCTCCACCCATCTCCCTGTGCCAAAGAAATATCCCAGGAGAATTTTGCAAAAATGACATatttggtggagaaggaaatggcaacccactctagtattgctgcctgggaaattccatggacaggggagcctggcaggctatagtccatgggatcacaaaggtcagacacgactgaatgactaaaacaGCAAACATGTTTAATGTATAGATTTGAGGAAAAGCTGCCTGCGCTACAGAGACTACAAGTAGAATCTGTAATAGGGGCGTGAATtatatgggaatgaaaactggaaTCTGGGGCAACTTTATTAAATCAGTTGGATGTTCCCTATGTCAACATCTAACACCTTTCATTTGCTCCAAAAACTCTCTTTTTTGTGGAAAGTGTCTGTTCAACCCCTGATCAAAGCTACAGCAAATGCAGGGTGGTAGGTAGGTTCCAAATGATTCAGGGTTTCTCTGTATCCCACGAGGGCTCGGGAAGTAAGACAAGCAAGGTCACAGAATCCTCCAAACAGAGATGATCCATCATGGGTACTGTGAACTGGAAACCTCCAGGCCCAAGGCCAGGAGCAGCCCTCCAATCCCACTGCAGCCTGGAGTCTGTGGGCTGGTGCAGAGCTCAAGGGAGGAACTCATGGGGTCTTCCTTCCCAGGCTCAGGCTGCGGGCCTCTCAGGAGAAAGAAAGTCAAAACATCACATGCCCAACTGCTCAGTCATTTGAACAAGTAGGTATTTCACATCCAATTTACTTATGAGACCAAGGTCAACATGCCCCAATGCTATAAGGATTCCCACTGCTGGGAGGCTGTGTGAATGTTACTGAGACGCAGAGACCAGCCAAGCCTCCCCCATGCCCACGCTGTCCTGTGTGGATAGCAGAGAGGCTCAGCTCTGTCTCCCTGTCTGGAGTGAGTGTAGGGTTTGCCTGGGTTTGTCCTCTTTCCTGCTCACACACAGTCACAagcagggcggggggtggggcacGGAGGCTGCTGCTTTGCACGGGGGTGGCAAATGTCACTGCCCATTGACTTACGTTTTTGTTCAAGAACTTGCCCTGGTACCTGTGGTTCAGGTGGATGAGCTCAGCTGCGCCCTCCTGTTGGCCATTCACCCAGGCACCCACGTACTTGCTGCCCGTCTCTGCATAGAAGTAGGTACCCTGCCCGTGCCTGGTGAAGACGAAGAGCACAACACACTTGGTTCTGCTGCAGTGAAAACCCTTCCAGGTTTATGAGACAGAAATTTAAATCCAGGGGGGCTTAGGCTGATGTGGCTCACAAGCAAAATGGCTTCTATATCTGGGCTCATTCAAAACACATCCTGCTCACAGTCCAGGCATGGCTGGGCACCCCTGCTGGGCAGCAGCAACCTCCTGCCCATCAGCTGGTTGGCTCAGGCAAGGGCCAGGGCTCCCAGGAGCTGTGGTTCAGCCCCAGCAGGTTGTCCTGTGCCCTCCATGGCCTGGGGCCCTTGGGCCTGTTTCCCAGGGAACGCACCTGACCAGCAGGGCATTGCCCACAGGCTCTCCCTAAAGCTATGAACTGCAGGGCCACGCTGCCCAGTGGGCTCCGGTCATGATTCTGTTGCTTAGTCACGGTCGTGTGCTCACGACATGAACCAAGCTGTGGGTCCGAGGAGGGGATCGAACCTTTGGTGGGCGAACCATTCTCCAGTGTAGGTGTCGTTGTTGACGTAGTAATACACGCCGTGGCCGTGCCGAAGGTCATCTGCCCACTCCCCTGGAGGGACCACACAgacgtgtgtgtatgcacatacaTATCTCCACATATGCACGTATTTTATCATGCAGAACACATATCTTGTCATACGTAATAACATATACAAATAGAAATGTTGTTCAAATTAGATTAACATCGACACTGAAATCAAAATGACCCCAATGAGATTAGGCTCGTAAGGATTTGAAAGAATGGAATTAAATCCTAAATTAAATTGCTTTGAGCTGATTTAAAAAGCAGACGGAGCTATGTCTGGAGCCTGTTTTCTAAGAttcatgaaacaaaacaaaagagaaatccCATCTCTAGTAGGAAGATCAGTGACACTCTCCACTATGGTCTCGGGTTCCAGCAGAAGTCCCGAGGCAGCCTCGGCTCTGGTTTCACGTGGCCAGCAGGCAGGCTGCTCCAGCCTGCCCCCATTGTCCCTCGCCTGCATTTACTGAACAAGTACCATCGGTTAGCCCTGGTTCTGAGCATCTCACCTGTGTGAATCCATCTGGTCCTCACACTgaagagaaggaggcagaaaCAAGGCGGAATGAGGTCCCTGAATAAGGTCACACCTATTGTCACCCCAGCTCCAGGGTTGGGCTCACAGACCTTTTTAGAAATCTGATGAAAACTAGACAATTTCTGCCCAGAAAAGCAGTCCAGAGTCTAACCTTTGCACATGGTTTGTAAAGCTCACCACCCACCCCTGCCTGTCGGAACTGCTTTCATCTGTTGTtgggactgacttccctggtggctcagacagtaaagagtctgcctacaatgtgggagacccggtttcaacccctgggtggggaagatcccctggagaaggaagtggcaacccactccagtacccttgcctggaaaatcccacggacggaggagcctggtaggctacagtccatggggtcgcaaaaagttggacgcaactgagtgacttcactttcacttttcacttgtcaTCACGCAGGTGACAGTGGTGGGGGGAGCAAGAGTGAGGTTCATGTTAGGGGGCAAGAATCTTCCTGAGACGTAACTCTGCCATGTAACACAGAAGTTACAGCTACGGCAGAGTAAGAACACCTCCCAGAGCAGAAGCCCTCAGGGAAAGAATCATCATCTAAAAAAACAACTCCAAGGAGAAGAAAACCACCAAGCACCAACAGCCTGGGTCCACCCTACTACCCCGGGTCTACCCTCACCCCACAGCTTCCCTACCCCCCCAGCAAGAAGGTTTGCTTCGTGGTAACACTTCACCTTCATATCTCGATCCATCTGGGTAGATGAACGTGCCTTGGCCGTGCTTTTTGTTTCTAACATATTCTCCGACGTACCGAGcaccatttttaaatttgtagaTCCCCTGAAACACAGTGATGATATAATTTATATCACTCCTGAATTTAATGATTGCTAATAGAGCATTAAATCGGGAAAACCACCCATTCAAGTCACCGATTCTGACCTGGCCATGTCTTTTACCATGCTCATAGCTCCCTTCATATACGTCCCCATTGGGCAGTCTCGCTTTTCCGTGTCCGTGCCGTTCACCTGCCTCATTCCGTTCCCCTTCATACTCCTGGACAGAAGATAATCACAGCTACTCTTTATTAAGCATTAACCATGTGCTAAGCATTTCATAAATTCAACAGCATTCCACTGAATTCTCCTAACCCTTGACCTTGTCTTACAGGTGAGGTAGGCTCCAGGCCTGGGTGACACGGAGCATCAGTCCAAGCTCACACAGCTGGTACCTGTTCATGGTGGACTTTCACTCTTTCCCTCCACTTTATTATGATAATCCTTTACACTGTAAACAAAACCAACCACTTGGGGGAAAATGCAAGATAGTCCAAGTTGTGTTCTTTACAAGGACATGTTGGAAGTATTAATAGCATTTGCAGGTGGAGCAGGTCCTGAACCCACCTTCCTCCAATAAtccataatttaaaatacaaatcatCCCTGGGTGTCCATGGCCTGAAGACAGCTTTGACCTTGAGGAAAGCTCTGATGTCAGGAGAGGAACAGGGGGAGCTGAGGAATGAACCAGGCTCAATGGTCAGCTTGAGTTTCCAAACTCAATTcagtttaacttatttttaaactcaAGAGACTTAAAGTTCAAACACTCATAACCCAATAGGAAAATAATTACATATCTACCTTTatagtgggctttcctggtgactcagatggtaaagaatctgcctgcaatgcaggagacctgggttcgacccctgagttgggaagatgctctggagaagagaatagcaacccactccagtattcttgcctggagaattccatggacaaaggaacctggagagctatagtccatgaggttgcaaagaattggacacaattgagcaagtaacacacacatacacacacacacacatctttaaagtaaatcaataaaaaaCAATACTAGTGTCTCATTTCCCTATTGTCTCTATCCTTCATAAAAGACATGTTTCTCAAGCACCTAATTACATgggtgtattggagaaggaaatggcaacccactccagtgttcttgcctggagaatcccagggacagagaagcctggtgggctgctgtctatggggtcacacaaagtcggacacgactgaagcgacagcagcaacagcagcatgtaaATAATAAACAATGAAATGGCAAGGGCACAGAGCATGATCTGACCTGGACTTGGATCTGGATAGACATTAGCACAAATTCAGACACATTGGcatcccgctccagtactcttgcctggaaaatcccatggacggaggagcctggtaggctgcagtccatggggtcgcggagggtcagacacaactgagcgacttcactttcacttttcactttcatgcattggagaaggaaatggcaacccactccagtgctcttgcctggagaatcccaggggcgggggagctgccatccatggggtcacacagagtcagacacaactgaagtgacttatcagcagcagcagcagcagatacattAAATCAAGGGCTTCAGGAAAAAAACGTTTTTGCAGTTTTTGTGCTTTCCTAGCACTGTTTGGCTCAGAAATTCATGCTCAGAATATAAGGCAAACTTTTATAACCTTACAAATTTGTTTCAGGGTTAGTCTAAATCAAAATGTATAAAAGactccccttccttccccagagACTCCTAATTATACCCAAAACGAGCCGCAAGGTTGGCACCTTTCtcagtcccttggacaacaagaagatcaaaccagtcaatcttaagggaaatcaatcctgaatattcattggaaggactgatgctgaagttgaaacttcaggattttggtcatctgatgtgaacagcattggaaaagtccctgatgatgggaaagattgagggcagaaggagaagagggcatagTGGAAGGGTCGGAAGAGTCCAGCTTGGGATGACCAGCCATTCAAGGAAACTGCCTCCATGGAGGGTAACAGCAGGACGCTTTCAAAGCCTTCTATTTGGAAATCTTTGCCTTTAACGGGAGGAGGAATGGTGGAGGAGGGAGCGAGAAGGGATGTGGTAAGCAGACGTCATAACGTTTCACCTTTCAGAGCCAACTTACAGGACGCAGCGCCCGCTGTGGCCAGCATGGTCCTTGTCCTTGGCTGGGCCTCCCGGAGGGACTGTGGCGGGCCTCCAGGCCGCCCCACTCTCTGAACCCGGTTTCCAAGGGTCCACGCAACCCTGGGAGCTCCTCCCTTACCCGGAACTCTCACCCCAAGAtcattctctccctcctcttccaaCTCCTCCGAGCCCAGGTCCGACATGGCTTCGCCCCAGTCTGGATGCCCGCTGCCGCCTGCGCCTTTCTAGTCGGTAGGTACCAGCTGCCTGCACCACCGCGTCCGTCGTCGCCATGGAGACACGGCCAGGCTctctccctcccagccctggccgagaagctgggaggcaggggaggagtaACCGTTAACGTTCGGGTGCTGTCATAGCAATGGGACGCAACCGCCAACCGCCGGTTGCCTTCCCGGAAGAGagaggggtggggcctgggaccGGACAGCTTGGGAAGGAGCCAATGCCTGCCTTCAGGTGCTGTCATAACAACGTAAGGAGAGCCTCGGCCAATCGTCACCCAAGGAGGAGGggggggcggggcctgaggcGTAATGGGTACCCACCTGCTCTCTTACCAGGACACCCCCTTTAACCAGCGGCTGGGTGATGCTGAAACTAGAAGGGGTGGAGGAAGCTCATAAGGCCAGCTCTGGAAAGGGCCTTGCCCCTCCTAGAGGTGGACACTGACTCTTCTCAGCCCTGGCCCTTGGTTCCTTGGGTCTCTCCATAGGCCCTGCCTGCCCCTCATTACCTTTCTGGGCTCTTCCGACCCTTCCATGTTGGCGGTCCACAGAGATGCATTCTTTGctatcttttcttgtgtttgtaaGCATCTTCTCCTGACTCAAGGAGTCAGCTCCAACTCATTAGCAGATACAAGTCTACCCTGATGCCAGTCAGGTTTGACAGCCCTCCTCCATCCCAGATGTGAGACCAGTCTCCTGGGAGTTCCCAGTGGAGCTTGCTccctcacacacacgcacgcacattcACACTCATTCCCACTCTTAAATGGGCCTCTCTTAAGCTTCCCTCCAGTTATCTGACACTCGGTCTGCCCAAGACCCCTCATGATCTCCTTCCCAGTTCCTCTTGTCACCACCCTGATCCAGGCCTTCTTCCTCCCCTTGTTAACTCTGGCAATAGGCTCTGGTTCAGCCTGTTTGTCTCCAGACTTAGGCACTCTTAACCACTTCACCCTCCTCCTCTACTCGGAAACCCACATGCAGACCAGACTGCATGCAGACCGCTGTATTCACTATCTCCATATTCAAATCCCAAGTCATCCTCTCAGCCTTCTGGTCCATCAACACCTTCCTATACTTGTTACATGATTCAGATAAAGCAAAccgtgaaaaaaaataataataaataaataaataaagcaaaccgTGAGCACTGTCCCCAGTACATCCTTCACGTCCCCTCCTCTGTGCCTTTGCCTGTGCCAGATGCTTCCCCTGGAAGTC
It includes:
- the RSPH1 gene encoding radial spoke head 1 homolog, producing the protein MSDLGSEELEEEGENDLGEYEGERNEAGERHGHGKARLPNGDVYEGSYEHGKRHGQGIYKFKNGARYVGEYVRNKKHGQGTFIYPDGSRYEGEWADDLRHGHGVYYYVNNDTYTGEWFAHQRHGQGTYFYAETGSKYVGAWVNGQQEGAAELIHLNHRYQGKFLNKNPVGPGKYVFDIGCEQHGEYRLTDVERGEEEEEEETLITVIPKWKATKITELALWTPTLPQEQPAADGPGQEEAPGAEGGGEMAEEVQPLTDVSEGELESTRPGEEEGDASREDREEFQYDSLDQGNVSFEEEEGRQSELLE